A DNA window from Guyparkeria halophila contains the following coding sequences:
- a CDS encoding SgcJ/EcaC family oxidoreductase, producing MTSSNRPRISGSRFLSADDAPNSRLSMGSSHRDAYRAVTGTGSHYGAIDVPADESCMVCAPATRRLAEDLFNQWNDALQTGDARQVTALYAEDGVLLPTVSNVPRTSHAEIQDYFEHFLEKSPVGTINTRNVKIGCNKLTDAGTYTFRVTDGDETRDVPARYTFVYENRDGRWLIVHHHSSMMPTE from the coding sequence GTGACCAGCAGCAACCGCCCGCGTATCAGTGGCTCTCGCTTTCTCAGCGCCGACGATGCGCCCAATTCGCGCCTGAGCATGGGCTCGTCACACCGTGATGCCTACCGCGCGGTCACTGGCACCGGGAGCCATTACGGCGCGATCGACGTACCCGCCGACGAGAGCTGCATGGTCTGTGCACCGGCCACACGTCGACTGGCCGAGGACCTCTTCAACCAGTGGAATGACGCCCTGCAGACCGGCGATGCCCGCCAGGTCACGGCCCTGTACGCCGAGGACGGCGTGCTGCTGCCCACCGTCTCCAACGTGCCGCGCACCAGCCACGCGGAAATCCAGGACTACTTCGAGCACTTCCTGGAAAAAAGCCCGGTCGGCACCATCAACACGCGCAACGTCAAGATCGGTTGCAACAAGCTGACCGACGCCGGCACTTACACCTTCCGCGTCACCGACGGTGACGAGACCCGCGACGTCCCGGCCCGCTACACCTTTGTCTACGAGAACCGCGACGGACGCTGGCTGATCGTGCATCACCACTCCTCGATGATGCCGACCGAATAA
- a CDS encoding DUF808 domain-containing protein yields MATAGLLALLDDIATLLDDVAVYSKVAAKNTAGVLGDDLALNAQQVTGVGAKRELAVVWAVAKGSFLNKLILVPAALLISAFLPWLITPLLMLGGLFLCFEGAEKIAHKWLHSAEGDEAHRKEVLEAAVDGKKDIKQAEKEQIKGAIRTDFILSAEIIVIALGAASAAGIWTQAVVVSLVALVATAGVYGLVAGIVRFDDWGLAMVKSVGADAWGRVKQALGRGILVAAPKFMRGLSIVGMIAMFLVGGGILVHGLPFLHHLLEWLVPDLEGLAGLLVPTLFNGAVGLIAGAIVLAGVTGVQRVRSGP; encoded by the coding sequence ATGGCCACAGCCGGACTGCTCGCGCTGCTCGACGACATCGCCACGCTGCTCGATGACGTTGCCGTTTACTCCAAGGTCGCCGCCAAGAACACCGCCGGCGTGCTCGGCGATGACCTGGCGCTCAATGCGCAGCAGGTCACCGGTGTGGGCGCCAAGCGCGAGTTGGCGGTGGTCTGGGCGGTGGCCAAGGGCTCGTTCCTCAACAAACTGATCCTGGTGCCGGCGGCCTTGCTGATCAGCGCCTTTCTGCCGTGGCTGATCACCCCGCTGCTGATGCTCGGCGGGCTGTTCCTGTGCTTCGAGGGGGCGGAAAAGATCGCCCATAAGTGGTTGCACAGCGCCGAGGGGGACGAGGCGCACCGCAAGGAGGTGCTCGAGGCCGCCGTCGACGGGAAAAAGGACATCAAGCAAGCGGAGAAGGAGCAGATTAAGGGCGCGATCCGCACCGACTTCATCCTCTCCGCCGAGATCATCGTGATCGCGCTGGGGGCGGCCAGTGCGGCTGGCATCTGGACGCAGGCCGTCGTAGTTTCACTGGTGGCGCTGGTGGCGACGGCCGGGGTCTACGGGCTGGTCGCCGGGATCGTGCGCTTCGATGACTGGGGGCTGGCGATGGTAAAGAGTGTCGGGGCCGATGCCTGGGGGCGCGTCAAGCAGGCGCTCGGGCGCGGCATCCTGGTCGCGGCGCCGAAATTCATGCGCGGGCTGTCGATCGTCGGCATGATCGCCATGTTCCTGGTCGGTGGCGGGATTCTCGTCCACGGTCTGCCGTTCCTGCATCACCTTCTCGAATGGCTCGTTCCCGATCTCGAGGGGCTGGCCGGGCTGCTGGTCCCGACGCTGTTCAACGGCGCCGTGGGCCTGATCGCCGGGGCGATCGTGCTGGCGGGCGTGACTGGCGTGCAGCGGGTTCGTTCGGGGCCCTAA